In Elaeis guineensis isolate ETL-2024a chromosome 1, EG11, whole genome shotgun sequence, a genomic segment contains:
- the LOC105033360 gene encoding probable auxin efflux carrier component 9, whose translation MAPLYAAMTLGYGAVRWWHALTPDQCTGINRFVSVFAIPLLTFHLLSSNDPYAMNPRFLAADSCQKLLLLTILFIWARLRPRSATGASSSSLPWVITIFSLATLPNTVVMGIPLLRGMYGPQTDALMVQIVVLQAAVWYNLVIFLYEYMAARCAATEGCQPDGSVPTLRPMSEKEAAVAAFNGHLVEEGEGEAIKLPPSPPSMWVILTVAGRKLCRIPNTHASFFGLIWSFIAFGFGIKMPKIIDDSVTINLAQPLDLACSTSLSADFSVFSSAGLSIRDRGKALMTSADDGSSTGHPVLFDIRILEGESTLANLALAKQFIQASLLQTDRENRKNQTIAEIFSFFYPMILGWAHDMHDLEVGYQKIADFCWSWLDKIAIANAKKMAALEQLQTATEQEMKL comes from the exons ATGGCCCCACTCTACGCCGCCATGACCCTGGGCTACGGCGCCGTCCGGTGGTGGCACGCCCTCACCCCCGACCAATGCACCGGCATCAACCGCTTCGTCTCCGTCTTCGCCATCCCCCTCCTCACCTTCCACCTCCTCTCCTCCAACGACCCCTACGCCATGAACCCCCGCTTCCTTGCCGCCGACTCCTGTCAAAAGCTTCTCCTCCTCACCATCCTCTTCATCTGGGCCCGCCTCCGCCCCCGCTCCGCCACcggcgcctcctcctcctccctccccTGGGTCATCACCATCTTCTCCCTCGCCACGCTCCCTAACACCGTCGTCATGGGAATCCCCCTCCTCCGCGGCATGTATGGACCTCAGACTGATGCTTTAATGGTTCAGATCGTCGTCCTCCAAGCCGCCGTATGGTATAATCTTGTCATCTTCTTGTACGAGTACATGGCTGCCCGCTGCGCTGCGACGGAAGGATGCCAACCGGATGGTTCGGTTCCGACGTTGCGGCCGATGTCGGAGAAAGAGGCTGCTGTTGCTGCCTTcaatgggcacctggtggaagagggagagggggaggCGATCAAGCTACCACCATCGCCGCCGTCGATGTGGGTTATTCTTACAGTGGCTGGGAGGAAGCTTTGCAGGATCCCAAACACTCATGCCAGCTTTTTTGGCCTCATCTGGTCTTTTATCGCTTTCGG GTTTGGAATCAAAATGCCTAAAATTATTGATGACTCGGTAACCATAAATCTGGCACAGCCATTGGACTTAGCATGTTCAACATCG TTGAGCGCCGACTTTTCTGTGTTCTCAAGTGCGGGGCTATCGATAAGAGATCGGGGGAAGGCACTGATGACTTCGGCAGATGATGGATCGTCGACGGGCCATCCCGTTCTTTTTGACATTAGAATTCTCGAGGGTGAATCGACCTTGGCCAATCTAGCATTGGCCAAGCAATTCATCCAAGCTAGTCTTCTCCAGACTGATCGGGAGAATAGGAAGAATCAGACAATAGCTgagatattttctttcttttacccGATGATACTCGGG TGGGCACACGATATGCATGATCTGGAGGTCGGCTATCAGAAGATTGCCGACTTCTGTTGGTCATGGTTGGATAAGATAGCGATTGCCAATGCTAAGAAGATGGCTGCCCTTGAGCAACTTCAGACGGCGACTGAGCAAGAGATGAAGCTTTAG